A region from the Thermoplasmatales archaeon genome encodes:
- a CDS encoding hypothetical protein (putative conserved protein) encodes MPRFEVSENLSKRMNDLSRARQSLIEEMEAIMFYDERADATENEDLRNVIVHNRDDEKEHFSLLLEFLRRNDPELDRELKEILFSKKKLEELGD; translated from the coding sequence ATGCCGAGGTTTGAAGTATCTGAAAATTTGAGTAAGAGAATGAACGACTTGAGCAGGGCGAGGCAGTCACTAATAGAGGAAATGGAAGCAATAATGTTCTACGATGAACGTGCGGACGCCACTGAAAATGAAGACCTAAGGAATGTTATTGTACACAACAGAGACGATGAAAAGGAACATTTTTCGCTTCTTTTAGAATTTCTCAGGAGAAACGACCCGGAACTCGACAGGGAACTAAAGGAGATCCTTTTCAGCAAAAAGAAGTTGGAAGAGCTTGGAGACTAA
- a CDS encoding Amylo-alpha-1,6-glucosidase produces the protein MNEYNTENLQTEIMELRSDNGYLYAGLPKFKALFGRDSIISALQLLSYDPGIAVSTIRALAALQGKKIEKSSGEFPGKIIHEYYDSEPAFLQRKKAIPWLTRDPSYFSVDSTPLFLILSAKVIPVCDPKEKGEFIRSYISAIKFIIDYGISDTFLGYEKAVIGGGIQSQSWRDGIGDILDRLKSPVYTIGVQGYVYEALSEAESILRNSPDYIDEELIQKVREASFRIRENIVENFWIEDTSYFALATDGDGVAERSITSDPGHLLLSGILSRKYEEAVVERLFETDMITDFGIRSLSTLNQGFDEKAYQRGSIWPQDNWLIAMGLKERGYSARYKDLRGRLLYAYEKLGKMPEYFGVKKNGAIMEMSELRIRPCYPQAWSTGAILSLIENTG, from the coding sequence ATGAATGAATACAACACGGAAAATCTGCAAACCGAGATAATGGAACTCAGAAGCGATAATGGCTATCTGTATGCGGGTCTTCCCAAGTTCAAGGCACTATTTGGCCGCGACTCCATAATATCCGCGTTGCAGCTACTTTCTTATGATCCCGGAATTGCTGTATCTACCATTCGTGCACTGGCTGCGCTGCAGGGAAAGAAGATAGAGAAATCTAGCGGAGAATTTCCAGGTAAGATTATACACGAGTACTATGACAGCGAACCAGCGTTTTTACAGAGAAAAAAAGCCATTCCATGGCTTACCAGAGATCCAAGTTATTTTTCGGTTGACAGTACCCCGCTTTTCCTGATCCTGTCAGCCAAAGTTATCCCAGTGTGCGATCCAAAGGAAAAAGGGGAGTTTATCCGGTCATATATAAGCGCAATTAAATTCATCATTGACTACGGGATTTCCGATACCTTTCTCGGGTATGAAAAAGCGGTCATCGGAGGTGGGATCCAGTCACAATCCTGGCGCGACGGAATTGGTGACATCCTGGACAGATTGAAGTCTCCTGTTTATACCATCGGAGTTCAGGGATACGTTTATGAGGCTCTTTCAGAAGCAGAATCCATTTTGAGGAATTCACCAGATTATATTGATGAAGAACTTATTCAAAAAGTCAGAGAGGCATCTTTCAGGATCAGGGAAAACATTGTGGAGAATTTCTGGATTGAGGATACATCATACTTTGCACTGGCAACTGATGGAGACGGTGTGGCAGAGCGGTCAATTACGAGTGATCCAGGTCATCTGCTGCTAAGCGGAATCCTTTCCAGGAAGTATGAAGAGGCTGTTGTTGAAAGGCTCTTTGAAACCGATATGATCACAGACTTTGGAATACGATCTTTGTCCACCCTGAACCAGGGATTTGATGAAAAAGCATATCAAAGAGGCAGCATCTGGCCTCAGGACAACTGGCTAATTGCCATGGGGCTTAAAGAAAGAGGATATTCAGCGCGTTACAAAGACCTTAGGGGAAGGTTGTTATACGCGTATGAAAAACTTGGGAAGATGCCCGAGTACTTTGGAGTTAAGAAAAACGGAGCAATCATGGAAATGAGTGAACTTCGCATAAGGCCATGTTACCCCCAGGCATGGTCTACAGGGGCAATTCTTTCTCTGATTGAAAATACAGGGTAA
- the prf1_1 gene encoding prf1_1 (Translation termination factor aRF1) — MEDSESQIRRYEFKKALNELTKLHGRGTELISLYIPPDKQISDVVQYLREEFSTSSNIKSKSTRKNVLAAIESIMSRLKYYKAPPETGLVFFVGHVATRGDQTEMYTKIIEPPEAFQTFMYKCDSVFHLEQLQTQLGEKEIYGLIVMDRKEATVGILSGTNIILITNEQSLVPSKHHQGGQSSRRYERLIEIAAHEFFKKVGNIANEAFMPSIREMKAIFIGGPGSTKNYFFEKEYLRNELKFKVNDLFDIGYTDESGLRELVEKASTNIKDMKISREKDLMNRFMMEIKKNDGGLGVYGEANVLAALRAKTIDLLLVSEDLDKNHVSLKCPNCGNEKETFLAGGQDTVNCEKCGTPMSVIQKEDFLEYIFHLAEASGAKTELISDTSEEGKLLERAFGGMAGILRYVPKEQQIQ; from the coding sequence ATGGAAGATAGCGAATCCCAGATCAGGAGATACGAATTCAAGAAAGCACTCAATGAATTAACGAAACTTCACGGAAGAGGCACTGAACTGATTTCTCTGTACATCCCGCCTGACAAGCAGATTTCTGACGTTGTGCAGTATCTTCGTGAGGAATTCTCCACTTCCTCTAACATAAAATCCAAGTCAACGAGAAAAAACGTGTTAGCTGCCATAGAATCCATAATGTCAAGGCTCAAGTATTACAAAGCCCCCCCGGAAACAGGGCTGGTATTCTTTGTCGGGCATGTGGCAACCCGCGGTGACCAGACTGAAATGTATACAAAGATCATTGAACCACCGGAAGCGTTCCAGACGTTTATGTATAAATGCGATTCCGTTTTCCACCTGGAGCAGTTGCAGACACAGCTTGGAGAAAAAGAAATTTACGGGCTGATCGTGATGGACCGTAAGGAGGCGACAGTCGGAATCCTCAGCGGAACAAACATAATTCTTATCACGAACGAGCAGTCGCTTGTCCCCAGCAAGCATCATCAGGGAGGGCAGTCATCGAGGCGTTACGAAAGGCTTATTGAAATAGCTGCACATGAGTTTTTCAAGAAGGTGGGAAACATAGCCAACGAGGCATTCATGCCCAGCATAAGGGAGATGAAGGCCATATTCATCGGTGGTCCGGGGTCTACGAAGAACTACTTTTTTGAGAAAGAATACCTCAGGAATGAGCTCAAGTTCAAGGTTAACGATCTCTTCGATATCGGTTATACTGACGAATCAGGGCTAAGAGAACTGGTTGAAAAAGCCTCCACAAACATCAAGGACATGAAGATTTCAAGGGAGAAGGATCTCATGAATAGATTCATGATGGAAATCAAGAAGAATGACGGTGGCCTGGGCGTATACGGTGAGGCGAATGTGCTTGCTGCACTCAGGGCCAAGACTATAGACCTCCTGCTTGTTTCCGAGGATCTCGACAAGAATCATGTATCCTTGAAATGTCCCAATTGCGGGAACGAAAAGGAAACATTCCTTGCTGGAGGGCAGGATACCGTAAACTGCGAAAAATGCGGAACACCAATGAGTGTCATACAAAAAGAGGATTTCCTTGAATACATATTTCATCTTGCCGAAGCATCCGGCGCCAAGACGGAATTAATTTCTGATACAAGTGAGGAGGGAAAACTCCTGGAACGGGCCTTTGGTGGCATGGCAGGGATATTAAGGTATGTTCCCAAGGAACAGCAGATTCAGTGA
- the malG gene encoding Trehalose/maltose transport system permease protein MalG, whose amino-acid sequence MPSEYNNPRKKYAIYIGFAFFTFLVLLPLYVLIVIAFGDPRQTIDTVYPALIPSKFTLANFVNAFSGYGSILIAAFYKSLVTAFIVAILAIVLGFHASFGLSKLPFKISGIIIGILFFSTMIPSLTIAVPISVDFLRVGFLNESAFGLALAQELTVLPLTVFLILGAFQSIPKQLEQQARVDGATFTGALYKVLFPLALPGMISAFLLSWLMSWDEFTFAIILSPVHPTLPILIYIYGTGRGNILTGAAFSLLVTIPVIVLTIILSRFIKGSYMTAGITG is encoded by the coding sequence TTGCCGAGCGAATATAATAATCCTCGAAAAAAATACGCCATATATATCGGATTCGCCTTTTTTACGTTCCTTGTGCTATTGCCCTTATACGTCCTGATTGTCATAGCTTTCGGTGACCCTAGGCAGACTATTGACACTGTTTATCCAGCACTCATCCCTTCCAAATTTACACTTGCCAATTTCGTGAATGCATTCAGCGGATACGGATCAATCCTGATTGCGGCTTTTTACAAGAGCCTGGTAACCGCATTTATTGTTGCAATACTGGCTATTGTCCTGGGATTTCACGCATCATTCGGTCTCAGCAAGTTGCCATTCAAAATAAGTGGAATAATCATAGGCATACTTTTCTTCAGCACAATGATACCTTCCCTAACTATAGCGGTTCCAATTAGCGTCGACTTCCTGAGAGTTGGCTTCCTTAACGAGTCTGCATTCGGCCTGGCATTAGCCCAGGAATTAACTGTGCTTCCCCTTACTGTTTTCCTTATTCTGGGTGCTTTTCAGTCTATCCCGAAACAACTGGAGCAGCAGGCAAGGGTTGATGGAGCTACTTTTACCGGAGCACTGTACAAAGTTCTTTTTCCCCTCGCTTTGCCAGGAATGATTTCAGCTTTCCTGCTATCATGGCTTATGTCGTGGGATGAATTCACCTTTGCAATTATTCTTTCCCCGGTACACCCAACCCTTCCTATTCTGATTTATATATACGGGACAGGAAGAGGTAACATACTTACCGGTGCTGCCTTCTCACTTTTGGTAACGATTCCGGTGATAGTATTGACAATTATCCTTTCACGATTCATAAAAGGAAGCTACATGACAGCGGGGATAACGGGTTGA
- a CDS encoding Maltose-binding periplasmic protein/domains gives MVEKDKPLVNDVKEKRPWAWIVAIVIVAIVAFSAGYFPFHSTPQSNTVNVQFYESLAPSEASYMNNTLIPLFESEYPGIHVTLVNVGSGQVSTDVLAMEKSGNIGPVVAGQDNLEIGQLIYSSSGNVLMNLTKTAPAILPTHLTPAGLNLTTYEKNVFGGVYFFPFRGNVPLVFYNKTAFTAANISSPPATYTQLIQDAKNLSKSTGTNPIMIQGGSTNGARGGSSTATEMYQMMVQFGGNPLYLNDSGDINALHMLYNLTPYLNSGYHQGYWGTYSGLATGAYSMVDYQWPYVYNSLTTAPYNMTNKTLGFYPGPAGPVNSNHILGGDVLFIPKGATNVPSLEAFMGFLLSAQVQKDTLLNLSWVAINSAAYENLPAKYSAIDSALGNATASGLFLRNPTPWITEWQTIFCNVVFNKLFPVSGTPASNSTIPSLLSSAHSQMYQYILKNYGQANATLYNNPSAYAPITV, from the coding sequence ATGGTTGAAAAAGACAAACCCCTAGTCAATGACGTAAAAGAAAAGCGACCGTGGGCATGGATTGTTGCAATAGTGATCGTTGCGATAGTGGCATTTTCTGCCGGGTATTTCCCTTTCCATTCAACACCCCAGTCCAACACGGTAAACGTGCAGTTTTACGAGAGTCTTGCCCCGAGTGAAGCCAGCTATATGAACAACACCTTGATACCTCTTTTTGAAAGTGAGTACCCTGGAATACATGTAACGCTGGTTAATGTAGGCAGTGGACAGGTTTCGACTGACGTTCTTGCAATGGAAAAGTCCGGGAATATTGGGCCTGTAGTTGCCGGGCAGGATAACCTTGAGATAGGGCAGTTAATATACAGTTCCTCCGGAAACGTATTAATGAACTTGACAAAGACCGCTCCTGCAATATTGCCAACTCATCTTACGCCAGCTGGTCTAAACTTGACAACCTACGAAAAGAATGTCTTTGGAGGAGTTTATTTCTTCCCATTCAGGGGAAACGTACCGCTGGTATTTTACAACAAGACTGCATTTACTGCAGCCAATATCAGTAGTCCACCAGCTACTTATACGCAACTGATACAAGATGCGAAGAATCTGTCTAAGTCAACCGGAACAAATCCGATTATGATACAGGGCGGATCTACTAACGGTGCTAGAGGCGGATCGAGCACAGCTACGGAGATGTACCAGATGATGGTGCAGTTTGGTGGAAACCCCCTCTATCTAAATGACAGTGGAGACATTAATGCTCTTCATATGCTTTATAATCTTACCCCGTATCTGAATTCAGGATATCATCAGGGATATTGGGGAACTTACAGTGGATTAGCCACCGGTGCATACTCTATGGTAGATTACCAGTGGCCATATGTGTACAATAGTCTCACGACTGCCCCATATAATATGACAAACAAGACACTTGGATTCTATCCGGGGCCAGCTGGACCAGTGAATTCTAACCACATTCTGGGCGGAGACGTGCTATTCATACCAAAAGGAGCAACCAATGTCCCGAGCCTTGAAGCATTCATGGGTTTCCTGCTCAGTGCTCAGGTTCAGAAAGACACCTTGCTTAATCTTTCATGGGTAGCTATTAACAGCGCTGCATATGAAAACCTTCCTGCTAAGTACTCAGCCATAGACAGCGCGCTTGGAAACGCAACAGCATCCGGGTTGTTCCTCAGAAACCCTACTCCGTGGATAACCGAGTGGCAGACTATATTCTGCAATGTTGTATTTAACAAATTGTTCCCCGTTTCCGGTACGCCTGCTTCAAACAGTACAATACCGTCTCTTCTGTCTTCCGCGCACAGTCAAATGTACCAATACATCTTGAAGAACTACGGTCAGGCAAACGCAACACTGTATAACAATCCTTCAGCTTATGCACCCATTACAGTGTAA
- the malF gene encoding Trehalose/maltose transport system permease protein MalF — protein sequence MNKWRDEWTAYLMILPAVLYVVVLAFYPAINAVYGSFFTRLGKFGLYNYTFVLDQYGTAPIYNTFIVTASALLLQFTAGFVIAGLLSKPFRGKSIFSAIFLIPFGVATIVTAVIFYHMFGVEGGYVNSFLRMIGVGPINWTGSFSSSLFVIVLADSWKNTPIVTLILLAGMTTISPDLYSQAMVDGAGIFQRFFRITLPNMAGFIAIALMIRGISEFNIFAMALLIFPYQLLTTMTFSLYDIINARPSEAAATILLGFVLIFATFVMIYRTKYGKVS from the coding sequence TTGAACAAATGGAGAGATGAGTGGACCGCTTACCTGATGATATTGCCAGCTGTACTCTATGTGGTAGTACTTGCTTTTTATCCCGCGATTAATGCGGTTTACGGCAGCTTTTTTACCAGGCTGGGAAAATTTGGTTTATACAACTACACATTCGTACTGGATCAATATGGAACTGCGCCTATCTATAACACATTTATAGTGACTGCTTCTGCACTGCTACTCCAATTCACTGCTGGATTTGTAATAGCTGGACTGCTTTCAAAACCATTCAGGGGCAAATCCATATTCTCTGCAATATTTCTCATTCCATTTGGAGTTGCAACAATTGTGACTGCGGTAATTTTTTACCATATGTTTGGAGTCGAAGGGGGTTATGTAAATTCATTTCTTCGTATGATTGGCGTTGGTCCGATTAACTGGACTGGAAGCTTTTCGAGTTCCCTTTTTGTTATTGTACTTGCCGATTCCTGGAAAAATACGCCAATCGTTACTCTAATACTCCTGGCGGGTATGACTACAATATCTCCTGATCTGTACAGCCAGGCGATGGTTGATGGAGCTGGTATATTCCAGCGCTTTTTCAGGATAACGCTCCCTAACATGGCGGGATTCATTGCTATTGCTCTTATGATAAGAGGCATAAGTGAATTTAACATATTCGCAATGGCTCTCTTGATATTTCCGTATCAGCTGCTGACTACCATGACCTTTAGTTTATATGACATCATAAATGCTCGCCCGTCCGAGGCGGCGGCGACAATTCTTTTGGGCTTTGTTTTGATATTTGCCACGTTTGTAATGATCTACAGAACTAAGTACGGGAAGGTGTCATGA
- the malK_5 gene encoding Trehalose/maltose import ATP-binding protein MalK, with the protein MVTKLELRNVTKTYGKTRVISDMSLVIEEGEFFVVLGPSGTGKSTLLKLIVGIEQPDSGKVFIDGKDVTRLPPNKRNIAMVFQNYALYPNMTVYQNISFPLKMHRIANAKQKAIDVAAKLNISDILNKKVTQISGGQQQRVALARAIVRDPAIFLLDEPLSNLDARVRYTARSELKKLQQELGQSFLFVTHDQKEAEALGDRIGVLHSGKFEQISSYKTLYESPATPWIGDFVGDFPMNLIGNIGFRPEWVSVGEGQYSMVVDSQETIGDVVFLHGMMDDGNRVILKGSGTENYGSIVKFTVTHHIVFEASQSEPTMSDQKLS; encoded by the coding sequence ATGGTTACAAAACTTGAGCTAAGAAACGTGACAAAAACTTATGGCAAGACAAGAGTGATCTCGGATATGTCTCTGGTAATAGAAGAAGGCGAATTTTTTGTTGTTCTTGGGCCTTCGGGTACAGGCAAGTCAACTTTACTTAAACTCATAGTTGGGATTGAGCAACCCGATAGCGGTAAGGTGTTTATAGATGGTAAAGACGTGACAAGACTTCCACCAAATAAGAGAAACATAGCCATGGTGTTCCAGAACTATGCATTGTATCCTAATATGACTGTATACCAGAATATTTCATTTCCACTCAAAATGCACAGAATTGCAAATGCAAAACAGAAAGCAATTGATGTTGCAGCGAAATTGAACATATCTGATATCCTGAACAAGAAGGTAACCCAGATAAGCGGTGGCCAGCAGCAGCGTGTTGCATTGGCCAGGGCAATTGTCAGGGATCCAGCTATTTTTCTTCTCGATGAGCCGCTGAGCAACCTCGATGCACGAGTGAGGTACACAGCGAGAAGTGAACTGAAGAAGCTTCAACAGGAACTTGGCCAATCGTTCCTTTTCGTTACTCATGATCAGAAAGAAGCAGAAGCACTTGGAGATAGAATAGGAGTCCTTCATTCAGGCAAGTTCGAGCAGATTTCATCGTACAAGACACTATATGAATCCCCCGCTACTCCGTGGATCGGTGATTTTGTGGGAGACTTTCCAATGAATTTGATAGGTAACATAGGATTCAGGCCTGAATGGGTCAGCGTTGGTGAAGGGCAATATTCAATGGTTGTAGATTCACAAGAGACCATCGGAGATGTTGTTTTCCTTCATGGAATGATGGACGACGGGAACAGGGTAATTCTTAAGGGAAGTGGAACGGAAAATTACGGTTCAATTGTGAAGTTTACGGTAACCCACCACATTGTTTTTGAGGCTTCCCAATCGGAACCGACGATGTCTGATCAAAAATTATCATAA
- a CDS encoding ABC-type transport system involved in multi-copper enzyme maturation, permease component produces MISAINGTRVFLEQNLQFYLRTKRFIFFLILVALITVVVYGLIAGGVVAAPPTAASFDTFFFAFLSYLVIIIGAFLGGDAMASDFSLKTGSFVLSQPVKRTSILLGRYLGALVVGIAVISLYYVLGSLGMLYLYRGVPVQVGESYLLALVFVASAIALGFLFSSMFKNGSTAIVTAIILMLLVFAIVQGVLDVTNIEPWFILTYGGAVVTDILVVPYAAHKTVIGAGRISVTSYTPLVWEGLVIMFGYLIVSLAISIIIYNRREI; encoded by the coding sequence TTGATCTCAGCTATCAACGGGACAAGAGTTTTCCTGGAACAGAACCTGCAGTTTTATTTGCGTACGAAGAGATTCATATTCTTTCTTATCCTTGTTGCTCTTATAACTGTAGTTGTTTACGGATTGATCGCCGGTGGCGTGGTGGCCGCGCCACCCACAGCAGCAAGTTTTGACACGTTCTTTTTCGCGTTCTTATCATACCTGGTGATAATAATCGGGGCTTTCCTGGGAGGAGACGCAATGGCTAGCGATTTCTCGCTCAAAACAGGATCTTTTGTACTCTCACAGCCTGTGAAAAGGACATCGATTCTTCTCGGCAGATATCTTGGTGCGCTTGTTGTAGGAATTGCAGTAATCTCCCTCTATTATGTCCTTGGTTCACTTGGAATGCTCTACCTTTACAGAGGCGTGCCCGTGCAGGTTGGAGAGTCATATCTGCTTGCACTCGTCTTTGTTGCATCAGCAATTGCATTGGGATTTCTCTTCAGCTCCATGTTCAAGAATGGTTCCACTGCAATCGTCACGGCAATTATTCTGATGCTCCTTGTATTCGCCATTGTCCAGGGCGTCCTTGATGTTACGAACATTGAACCCTGGTTCATACTAACATATGGCGGTGCTGTTGTGACAGACATACTTGTGGTGCCTTACGCAGCTCACAAAACTGTTATCGGCGCGGGTAGAATATCTGTTACGTCATACACTCCACTTGTATGGGAAGGCTTGGTCATAATGTTCGGATACCTGATCGTAAGCCTGGCAATATCAATTATAATATACAACAGGCGCGAAATTTAA
- a CDS encoding hypothetical protein (RibD C-terminal domain) — translation MRRVVLDSLMSLDGYYTDSKNQIDWFPQFEEEDFAWSHDVLTRAGLLAFGRTTYEEFSKFFPTVDPVSAGWDPYIPKQLNELPKIVFSTSLKEATWKPSTIVRTNPAKEIARLKNEPGKDIVVIGSGSIVSEVVRYGLVDEFRIRVLPIILGSGKPLLKNQSKQLPLKLVEAKTFKSGVQALYYIPKQ, via the coding sequence ATGCGCAGGGTGGTTTTGGACAGCCTTATGTCCCTCGATGGATACTACACGGATTCGAAGAACCAGATCGATTGGTTCCCGCAGTTTGAGGAGGAGGATTTTGCCTGGTCTCACGATGTTCTGACACGTGCCGGATTATTAGCGTTTGGGCGCACAACTTACGAAGAGTTCTCGAAGTTCTTTCCTACAGTGGATCCAGTGTCGGCAGGATGGGACCCGTATATTCCCAAACAACTCAATGAATTACCCAAAATTGTTTTTTCAACATCCCTGAAGGAGGCTACCTGGAAACCATCAACTATAGTTCGGACTAACCCCGCAAAAGAGATTGCCCGTCTGAAAAACGAACCCGGCAAGGATATCGTAGTTATTGGAAGCGGATCTATTGTCTCTGAGGTGGTAAGATACGGACTGGTGGATGAGTTCCGGATTCGCGTTCTCCCCATTATTCTGGGCTCTGGAAAGCCCTTACTCAAAAATCAATCTAAGCAACTCCCTCTCAAGCTTGTTGAAGCGAAAACATTCAAGTCGGGGGTACAGGCGCTCTACTACATACCCAAACAGTAA
- the pyrH_1 gene encoding Uridylate kinase produces the protein MESLVISLGGSIVYGDSLNLNFLKKFSDLIAGQKKYDRVGIVVGGGRLARMYINELKKFGVNDNVLDEIGINATRMNALATATFFSDVNTKIPVTVNEAAEMAHSYRHIVMGGTEPGHTTDTVSVLLAERIGAGMVINATSVDGVYSEDPRKSPNARKFKLLSYDEAINLSIGASIGAGPNVFMDITSLNIAKRSSIQIHVVNGLDLGVYDKILSGAEHEGTIIGSFGNRNRS, from the coding sequence ATGGAATCTTTAGTTATCTCTCTAGGAGGATCGATTGTTTACGGTGACTCATTGAACCTGAATTTTCTCAAGAAATTCTCGGACCTCATAGCCGGTCAGAAAAAATATGACAGGGTTGGAATAGTCGTCGGAGGGGGCAGGCTTGCCCGGATGTACATAAATGAACTGAAGAAATTCGGTGTCAATGACAACGTGCTCGATGAGATTGGAATCAACGCAACAAGGATGAATGCACTGGCTACTGCCACTTTCTTCTCTGATGTGAACACGAAAATCCCTGTAACAGTCAATGAAGCAGCAGAAATGGCCCACAGCTACAGGCATATAGTGATGGGCGGCACTGAGCCTGGGCACACAACCGACACTGTTTCTGTACTGCTAGCCGAGCGCATAGGAGCAGGCATGGTGATAAATGCAACTTCGGTTGATGGCGTTTATTCTGAAGATCCAAGAAAGTCCCCTAATGCCAGGAAATTCAAACTGCTCAGCTATGACGAAGCGATTAACCTGTCCATTGGTGCTTCAATTGGCGCAGGACCCAATGTTTTTATGGACATCACCTCCTTGAATATTGCAAAGAGGTCGTCGATACAGATACATGTGGTTAATGGACTCGATCTTGGAGTGTATGATAAAATACTTTCAGGGGCTGAGCACGAGGGAACCATAATTGGCAGCTTCGGTAACAGGAATAGAAGCTGA
- a CDS encoding Dienelactone hydrolase family protein, with protein MIKFKNSNNEEMDAFLSIPEGKPVKNFVVVIQEIWGLTDFLKSVAQRISKLGFAAVAPDLYSRKAQKGKFTQEVIMDAMRPFWSLPVDKRHDKAEVEKIMGKLSPEAREIVTLLMFNRDSMEEQMVSDLQSLYRHMESSGYKGKRGVIGFCMGGGLAFELSTRIPIDATAIFYGANPKNIETIGNIKGSVLGVYAGEDSGINDGLPELMKAMLKHKKEWDMKLYPGTYHAFFNHTGMSYNEEASKDAWDRTVTFFTKKLGVE; from the coding sequence ATGATAAAATTCAAGAACAGTAACAACGAGGAAATGGACGCCTTCTTATCAATCCCTGAAGGAAAACCGGTGAAAAATTTTGTTGTGGTAATTCAGGAAATCTGGGGCCTCACGGACTTTCTGAAGAGCGTTGCCCAGAGGATTTCCAAACTTGGTTTTGCAGCCGTGGCGCCGGATCTGTATTCAAGGAAAGCGCAGAAGGGTAAATTCACCCAGGAAGTTATAATGGATGCCATGAGGCCGTTCTGGTCCCTGCCGGTCGATAAGAGACATGACAAGGCTGAGGTGGAGAAAATAATGGGAAAACTTTCTCCTGAAGCCAGGGAAATAGTTACATTACTCATGTTCAACAGGGACAGCATGGAGGAGCAGATGGTATCCGACTTGCAGAGCCTCTACCGGCACATGGAGTCCTCAGGATATAAGGGAAAGAGAGGTGTGATCGGATTCTGCATGGGTGGGGGGCTTGCATTCGAGCTGTCAACTAGGATCCCGATAGACGCCACTGCCATATTTTATGGTGCCAATCCTAAGAATATCGAGACTATTGGAAATATTAAGGGTTCTGTGCTCGGCGTGTACGCCGGGGAGGATAGTGGCATAAATGATGGGCTTCCGGAATTAATGAAAGCCATGCTGAAACACAAGAAGGAATGGGACATGAAACTGTATCCCGGAACTTATCATGCTTTCTTCAATCACACAGGAATGAGTTACAACGAGGAGGCATCCAAGGATGCCTGGGATAGGACAGTTACTTTCTTTACAAAGAAACTGGGGGTTGAGTGA
- a CDS encoding PRC-barrel domain protein, whose product MKKFASDLVGKNVVATDGTIVGQVDNLVIDLETGAIKNFLVQPSATVEAPFKKDQKGRYIVPFNSIKSGKDVFIVESGKSVTIK is encoded by the coding sequence ATGAAGAAGTTTGCCTCCGATCTAGTGGGTAAAAATGTTGTTGCAACTGACGGGACCATAGTTGGTCAGGTGGATAATCTTGTGATAGATCTGGAGACCGGTGCAATCAAAAATTTTCTAGTTCAGCCATCTGCCACTGTGGAAGCGCCATTCAAGAAAGACCAGAAAGGAAGGTACATAGTTCCATTCAATTCCATCAAATCCGGAAAGGATGTTTTCATTGTCGAGTCCGGGAAAAGCGTGACGATTAAGTGA